The Sebastes fasciatus isolate fSebFas1 chromosome 22, fSebFas1.pri, whole genome shotgun sequence genome includes the window AGTAGACTGTTACGGGTTAGGTGAGGAAGCTTTCAATGACAGCTGTAGGAGTCGTGTTGTTTAAGCATCTACAATTCTTTGTGGCAACTTTTGTCTCAAATAGCGTCTGACACAGATATAACTTTGACTCTCCTACCACCAACCTTTCCTGTGAAGTCATATTTCAAAGTTTTTGCATTCGGCAAATGTGAGCAGcaagatgaaaaacaaacccCGCCTCTCTAAACCCTTTTATAAGAGCTCAGCGGTACAAACTATCCCTGCAGTGACGCGATTAAACGCACAATGAGGAGCTTCACCTTGATAACAGCTTTACTTCTCTGCAGCCTGAGTAAGTACTGACACCAAACCATGTAACCAGTAACCCACCAGAATATGAACTTGCAAATtagaatttaatttattcttgttgttgttgtcttattACAGTAACTGTTGCATTACAAGCTTAGGGTTGTTTGTTTCAGGCTCCGTCTCAGGTTTTGAGTCTCAGACTGTGGAGGTTCAGTCTGGTGTTGAAGTCACACTGACGTGCACCAACATTACCAGAATTCCAGCTCAGACGGAGTGGTTCAGACTGATCAACAGAACCAAGCTCAGCTGCATCTCCTCAAAGTACAAGTCTGATGATGAAGCTGCGTACTGTGTTGGATTTAAAAATGGATTTGAAATGAGCTCCAACAACTCCACTGTCTTTCTTAAAATCAAGCGACTGGATTTATCTGACTCTGGACTGTATTTCTGTGGATTCTACGTGGACAAACATACCGTCATTGGCGATGCAACACTTTTAATTGTTCAAGGTAAGACTGttatatt containing:
- the LOC141761325 gene encoding uncharacterized protein LOC141761325; translated protein: MRSFTLITALLLCSLSSVSGFESQTVEVQSGVEVTLTCTNITRIPAQTEWFRLINRTKLSCISSKYKSDDEAAYCVGFKNGFEMSSNNSTVFLKIKRLDLSDSGLYFCGFYVDKHTVIGDATLLIVQGDGESDGEVDFKTGKSNSIIVLVEECDVMSNLMSLILSGLTVSLTIVVVVLAVKVRKLQTAVNEEPQPERNKVNSPLT